gtaagattatgtaataggggcctacagtaagtcagtaaggaggcagaagctgcttctggtacatagaccctggtcatgtaggtctgggagtcagtaagattatgtaataggggactacagtaagtcagtaaggaggcagaagctgcttctggtacatggaccctggtcatgtagggctgggagagtcagtaagattatgtaataggggcctacagtaagtcagtaaggatagcagaagctgcttctggtacatggaccctggtcatgtagggctgggagagtcagtaagattatgtaataggggcctacagtaagtcagtaaggaggcagaagctgcttctggtacatggaccctggtcatgtaggtctgggagagtcagtaagattatgtaatagggtgcctacagtaagtcagtaaggaggcagaagctgcttctggtacatggaccctggtcatgtagggctgggagagtcagtaagattatgtaataggggcctacagtaagtcagtaaggaggcagaagctgcttctggtacatggaccctggtcatgtagggctgggagagtcagtaagattatgtaataggggcctacagtaagtcagtaaggaggcagaagctgcttctggtacatggaccctggtcatgtagggctgggagagtcagtaagattatgtaataggggcctacagtaagtcagtaaggaggcagaagctgcttctggtacatggaccctggtcatgtagggctgggagagtcagtaagattatgtaataggggcctatagtaagtcagtaaggaggcagaagctacttctggtacatggaccctggtcatgtagggctgggagagtcagtaagattatgtaatagggaactacagtaagtcagtaaggaggcagaagctgcttctggtacatggaccctggtcatgtagggctggaagagtcagtaagattatgtaataggggcctacagtaagtcagtaaggaggcagaagctacttctggtacatggaccctggtcatgtagggctgggagagtcagtaagattatgtaataggggactacagtaagtcagtaaggaggcagaagctgcttctggtacatgggccctggtcatgtagggctgggagagtcagtaagattatgtaataggggcctacagtaagtcagtaagattagaagaattagcaatcctttttctagcatactgggggccacccatcgcagggcaaagccatccagtatgctgaccggcgcctcctccCATTGATGAaacagaaaatagtattttaatacctaccggtaaatccttttcttatagtctgtagaggatgctggggtccattttagtaccatggggtatagactgttccgcaggtgccttcggcactttaagactttttaacagtgtgaactggctcctccctctatactcctcctccagaactcagtataggaactgtgcccgaggagacggacaactttgagagaagaatttacattaaactagtggtgaaattcacaccagctcacaccatacaaaacatgccaccTTACATGGCCATAACATAACCCAtggtaacgtgcatgcataacgtaacagcaacagctgcaaaacatcttaacacatgagaatcaGTGTAAAACGATAAAACGTAATACTGCAGgagaaatgagcactgggcgggcgcccagcatcctctacagactacgagaaaaggatttaccggtaggttattaaaatcctattttctcttacatcctataagatgctggggtccattttagtaccatggggatgtaccaaagctcccagtactggcaggaaagtgctaatgttcctgcagaactgactgaccaaattgcagccaaggtatcaaacttgtaaaacttagcaaacatgtttgcacctgaccaagtagctgctcagcagatttgcaatgccgagacaccccgggcagccgaccaggacgaacccactttcctggtagagtgggcttttTCCGAACtctgtaatggcaatcctgccgtggaatgagcgtgcagaatggtacctctgatccagcgcgcaatagtctgcttagacgcaggacccccaatcttgttggagtcatagaggacaaagattctgttttccttacccGATATGTTCTagtaacataagtcctcaacgttctgacgacatccaaggactttgaaacagttGAGgtatcagaagccactggcaccaccacaggttgtttgatatggaaagaagacgcagccttcggaagaaagtgctgacttgttctcagttcagccctatcttcatgaaatatcatataaggactcttgtgtgacagagcccctaattcagacactcgtctgactGAAGCCAAGACCAACACCATGACCATTTTTCAGAACAGTCCCCCCCCACGTAGTGAGAATGGGACCTGATCAATTATCTTATATCTTAAAGTAGCCATCCCATGCTTGGCTAGCATGAAATGTCGAGCCACCGGTTGATCGCTACTGCCAGTCTTAATAGCCTCCCGTATGGCATAACGATGCTGTGCCATCCTGGTTTTAAAGGTACAATCAGTTTTACCCACATAAGCTAGTCCACATGGGCATGTCAACAGATAGGACTCTACACGTATTGGActctatatatataaaacacataaatacccccacatgtacacacacacagattacTGTATGGGATTTCAGGGAGCTTAAACAGTATTATGAGAACCATGCTCCCTGCACCTTAGTGCGTCTCACTACAACATATGGCTGCCAAGATATAAAGATGTACCAGAAGTACCATGCTCCATGCACCTTGCTGGAAGTGGGGAGCGCTTATGGAAGCGGCGCTGTTATTCCCTATAGAACACGCTCCCTGCACCTGCTGTATAGCCCACGCTCCCTGCACCAGCTATGTGCAGGGAGCGGCGTGTGGGAGTGGGACGCAGAGCGGCATGTGGGAGCGCTTATGTGCTGGAAGCGGCGCTATAGAACACGCTCCTCTCTCGGGAGCTGAGAAGCGGCGGCGTGCCTCAGCGGCCGGGCACCTGCGTCAGTGGACGGCATGAGCGGCCAGGCGGCAGGTGTAACAGTGTCCGGCCTGTAACAGCGACAGGTATATCTATATGAGCAGCTGGGCGGCGGGCGGCGTGGGTGCTCTGAAAAAGCAGCGCAGTCTCCTATACACGGCGGGCGGCAGCGAGAGCTGACCTCCCCTGCACTGACCTTGCGGCAGCTGTTGGAAGCTACCGTATGCGGCTTCCGCCACTCAGTTCTCCTGGCGGCAGCGGCGCTGTAAGCGCCCTTAGATAGAAAACCACTCCTGTTTGAAATCTCCTCCACCCAGCGCCTCTGGAGTCATCATGTGGAGGAGATGGCCGTTCAATCCCGGACCTCACTTCTCTGTAAGTGGGAAAGGATCATatgctgcctggctgacacggcCGTGCTTCTCCTACAAGCGCCCACGTATCAGCAGCGGCTGGAGGGAGTACAAtcccggacccacacttcttagtaagtggggaaggaattgtctgtaaaataaaataaaaaaatgaacgtGTAAAAAAGTTAAATCAAAATGGAGCCTTAAGCTCATGATGTGCTTCCCTGAGGCACATAAAAAAACCTGAGGATCTTGGGAGTATGGAAGAGGgaagaggagggttacacatttaaatatttaaatgcacCTTCCCTGCTAatgcaccgtccatatccctaagagtactccagtgacccctagtggatgaaaaagaaatatacaaCCACAGCGCTTTTATCCAATATGAAGTCCGCAGACCTCAACACAGTATGTGCTCCCCtctccttctataacaccctggtacttgtaacaTCGATGTGTgagaagcagcgttcaggatcAGCACTCCGGCatctctgcaggagaaaatggcgcccaatCAGTattactggcaagtctgaggagaagccccgccccctgtaatggcgcgagtCTACCTCAgtaatacaatatttatactggcaggggtatgtacctCAGTGGCACACATGTATGTACTgttatgccagtgagagtaaggattttaccATGTTCCCCAGAGCGCGCCACCCTGCGCGCTCTGCacactgtgctgagacatgtttgtgcgcagcgtcccatgctgcgctggtacctttatgccgccatgatgaccggaggacccctctcggcaggtctccggtaaatactcaccagccttctgacttctggctctgttagggggtggcggcagtgctgtgggagtgagcgctggccaggcttgggctgtgttcagtacccttcaggagctaatggtgtcctgtcagcggaagcagaaccattgaaCTAAATGAGAAGttattcctacttccccccctaagtcccacgaagcagggaagctgttgccagcagcttccctgtacaataataaacctaacaaagtatttttccagcaaagctctgtagagttccactggtgtgcatccagtctaccgggcacattttctaaactgaggtctggacgaggggcatagagggaggagccatttcacacagctaaaaattcttaaagtgccgaaggctcctgcggaaccatctataccccatgatactgaaatggaccccagcatcctctaggacgtaagagaaattgcgaTTGCTTCACAATTTCTGTTTCATCTTCACAGCTTAGCTTGTCCCCCGTTTGTCCGCATCCCGTTCGCTCCACACCGCACTTGCAATGCTCTATtttctccctggaaacggagcattgccccccaccccatgaccgtctctgcctgattaacacggagcaatcgcattttctgcgcccccccccgcaGAGAATGCAgacacatgcgcaggacgggcgcagTGGATGCGCCCGCAACTTTTTCTCAATACTTCCatttggatcgcacactgcaacccaacctgaattaggcccagagtcaccatcttacaggcagccggtgaagggagtagagaatgggtgttatgtggcagggacGGGCTGGTTAAGTAACagtctggctgctgcattctgtacaagctacaagcggtgcaattcttttgctgggagacccaggtagaggacattgcagtagtctatgtgtgattatacaagtgcatgtatgactgtaggtagatcttctgagggaaagaagtgcaggagtctggctatgtttctcagatgaggatctgattgtggctaatACCTGATgtcaagtgtcactccaccatccaggacaccaagattcggtacatgatcagcattttgtaactctgaacccacaagtggaagtctggttggtttgcaaagctgagctgtagccctgcgctttgttggtgagcttctatcataaggacttgTTTCGCcaggactgaatcacagccaactggcatcacccacacctgaagctcagctagacaaccatttaggattgggacTGGTTACTCAGTatctggagcaaaagacaggtcatctgcatagcagtggtagatgagggcatgacatctgattatttcacccagtggtaacatgtatattgcacaaagcataggagataggataagaacctcgaAGAACATTACATGGCAAGTAGTATACTCCAGAAGACTAAAACGGTTcctcatacaaagaaaaaggttgcaggtgcacaattcaaacattaccaatttattaataataatcattgcaataaaattttgcatttttagcgaggttcttcgcatagttataggATTGGGACTGGTTTCTCAGTATCtgaagcaaaagacaggtcatctgtatagcagtggtagatgagggcatgacatctgattatttcactcagtggtaacatgtatattgcaaaaagcatatgagataggataagaaccctgaagaacaacgcatggccatgataagtatactccagaagattaaaatggttcctcaccggaATGATGTCTATTGTgtccaacaagagctgatttatttctcagaacatggaaatggcctctcacctgtgtgacttcgctgatgtataacaagatgtgatttccggataaaacatttcccgcactcagagcaagaaaacggcttctcacctgtgtgacttttgttatgtctaacaagatctgatttgcgtgcaaaacattttccacactcagaacatggaaatggcttctcacctgtgtgacttcgctgatgtataacaagttgtgttttcgaggtaaaacatttcccgcactcagagcaaggaaatggattctcacctctgtgactttgctgatgtgcaacaagttgtgatttccgttcaaaacatttcccacactctgaacatggaaatggcttctcacctgtgtgacttcgctgatgtgtaacaagttgtgatttctgtgcaaaatatttcccacactcagagcaagaaaatggcttcacacctgtgtgacatctctggtgtataacaagaactgatttgcatgcaaaacatttcccacactcagaacatggaaatggattctcacctgtgtgacttcgctgatgtgtaacaagttgtgatttctggataaaacatttcccgcactcagagcaagaaaatggcttctcacctgtgtgacttctctgatgtgtaataagatatgatttctggataaaacatttcccgcactcagagcaagaaaa
The sequence above is drawn from the Pseudophryne corroboree isolate aPseCor3 chromosome 3 unlocalized genomic scaffold, aPseCor3.hap2 SUPER_3_unloc_68, whole genome shotgun sequence genome and encodes:
- the LOC134984585 gene encoding oocyte zinc finger protein XlCOF6.1-like, which translates into the protein MYVTDIQAENKEGEEETYVTDIKAEDIEGEEETWTHKQEYHRRTSNVIPDCDIKDNDSRPDSPGDNPITPIIHPALSAGPSDPGKYSPDHSDIGASVTALTVDTVFPCSVDAKCFTQNTKLITHQAAKAGERPFPCSECGKCFTLKANLVTHQRSHTGERPFSCSECGKCFTQKSYFITHQRSHTGEKPFSCSECGKCFIQKSYLITHQRSHTGEKPFSCSECGKCFIQKSQLVTHQRSHTGENPFPCSECGKCFACKSVLVIHQRCHTGVKPFSCSECGKYFAQKSQLVTHQRSHTGEKPFPCSECGKCFERKSQLVAHQQSHRGENPFPCSECGKCFTSKTQLVIHQRSHTGEKPFPCSECGKCFARKSDLVRHNKSHTGEKPFSCSECGKCFIRKSHLVIHQRSHTGERPFPCSEK